The region GAAATGTTTTGCCTAATATAGTTGCGGAGAATCAAGGAGGATTCATTCAAGGTAGATATATTGGGCATAATATTAAGATTTGCCAAGACTTAATTCGACACTATGGTAGGAAAGGAGGGAAGCCGAATTGCATTTTAAAAATGGATATGCGGAAAGCTTATGACACATTGGAGTGGGACTTTCTTGAAGAGATGCTTGCTTCTTTTCAATTTCCTCCTCAGTTTATTAAGTTGATCATGACTTGTATTAGATCTCCTAAATTCTCAATCATGTTAAATGGATCTTTACATGGATTTTTTAATGCTAGTAGAGGTTTGAGGCAAGGAGATCCCATGTCTCCTCTTTTGTTTGTCTTGAGCATGGAGTAATTATCCCGTATATTGAAAAAAATTGCCAAAGACAAAGATTTTCAGTTTCATGAGAGATGTGTGAAGATTCAGCTCACTCACCTATGCTTTGCAGACGATGTGGTGCTATTTTCACATGAGGATTTTAAATCAGTGTATAAGCTTCTGCAAGGGTTTGAATTGTTCTCTCAAACCTCGGGTCTTCAAGCTAATTTTAGCAAATCTGAATTCATTTGCTCTGGTATATCTGATGAGGAGGTTAACAGAATCCTCAAGGTGTCCAATTTGAAGAGAGGTAGTCTCCCTTTTCATTACCTTGGTTTGCCAATTAATGCAACAAAAATCTCTGCTTGTGATTGTGATAGCATAATTGATAAAATGGTGGCTAAAATTAGGAAGTGGTGCTGGAAATCTCTATCCTTTGCAGGGAGACTTACGCTTATAAACTCAGTGCTGATTTCTGTGCACTCTTACTGGTCTCAAATTGTTGTTCTCCCTAAGAAATTTTTCAACAGAATAAATGAGATTTGTAGAGCTTTTCTTTGGAAGGGTGAGGCTAGCTATGGAGGCCCGGGTTGTGTTGCTTGGGATGATGTGTGTAAAAGCAAGAAAGCAGGAGGGTTAGGCATCAGAAATATCTCAATCTGGAATATTGCAGCTTTGGGGAAATTTTTTTGGGCTATCGCAACCAATAAGGAGAGTTTGTGGCTCAAATGGATTCATTCGGTTTATCTAAAAGGTGAGAGCTGGTGGGAGTATGAGGCTCCTTTAAATTCCAGCTAGTATTGGAAGCAATTGGTTACTGTCAAAAACAGAATGAAGAACTATTTTTCCTATCCTACCTTTACCTCTATGATTTATCGGATCCATGATGTGTATGACAAGATGTTGAGCTTGACTGGGAATGGGATGTTCTGGACAAGAATCGTTTGGAGTGCTTGTGTTATTCCTAAGCATGCTTTCATTACTTGGTTAGCAAAATTGAATAGATTAAAAACAAAGGATAGGCTTCACCACATGGGGATTGTGAACTCAGATAGATGCCTGATATGTGATAATGCTTCAGAAAATATCTGTCATTTGTTTTTCTCTTGTTATTACAGCAAGAAATGCATTATGGTAGTTAAGCTTTGGCTGGGGTGGCTCTCGAATGCTGAGAATATACATGAGCTTCTGAGATGGATTGCTAGAGGAAAGCATCTGTCTCGCTTCAGAAGGTGGATGTTCGCTTCTGGTTTAGCGGCAACTACATATCACTTATGGAGGGTTAGAAATCTTGCCTTATGGGAGGATAAAGTACAGAGTATTGATTGTACAGTTAGGCATATTAAAAGGGATGTTAAGAATAGAGGGtataattttgtgaaaaatagaATTTCAGAATCAGATAAAATTTGGTTTGAGGATTTAATTGTATAGCAGCTGTTAGTTTCTGTATTGGTTGGGTTTCCCTTTTT is a window of Humulus lupulus chromosome 4, drHumLupu1.1, whole genome shotgun sequence DNA encoding:
- the LOC133833047 gene encoding uncharacterized protein LOC133833047, translating into MIYRIHDVYDKMLSLTGNGMFWTRIVWSACVIPKHAFITWLAKLNRLKTKDRLHHMGIVNSDRCLICDNASENICHLFFSCYYSKKCIMVVKLWLGWLSNAENIHELLRWIARGKHLSRFRRWMFASGLAATTYHLWRVRNLALWEDKVQSIDCTVRHIKRDVKNRGYNFVKNRISESDKIWFEDLIV